From a region of the Rhipicephalus microplus isolate Deutch F79 chromosome X, USDA_Rmic, whole genome shotgun sequence genome:
- the LOC119176008 gene encoding nucleolysin TIAR: protein MEEDRRDRTLWCGNLDSKVTEEILRELFVQAGPVEDVKIPKDNNGCSKSFAFVMFEHAESVGYALALMDGVSLYHRQIRMDRRPQATVDDTYVNMMQRHYEYMDSMRANGNMFEPPGSMWDSSCAPQMEQRNRMPMDMPISSERSFGYESARNRPHAYPPGNDYNCYDPYYGQDRHVQQGRYERQGRQFREPKPYRQPYREPYREFRCGKEGADRLNNHRERNGGATKGYQGARYKKFEERGDYYPKRHRR from the exons ATGGAAGAAGACCGGCGAGATCGAACTCTCTGGTGCGGAAATCTGGATTCCAAGGTGACGGAAGAGATTCTGCGCGAGCTGTTTGTCCAG GCTGGACCCGTGGAAGACGTAAAGATTCCGAAGGATAACAATGGATGCTCAAAGAGCTTCGCTTTCGTCATGTTTGAGCATGCGGAATCGGTCGGCTACGCCTTAGCACTCATGGATGGCGTTTCGCTGTACCACCGGCAGATTAGAATGGATCGGAGGCCACAAGCAACCGTCGACGATACTTACGTGAACATGATGCAAAGACACTACGAGTACATGGATTCCATGAGAGCGAACGGAAACATGTTTGAGCCCCCTGGTAGCATGTGGGACTCTTCGTGCGCACCCCAAATGGAGCAGAGAAATCGAATGCCCATGGACATGCCAATTTCTTCCGAGCGTTCGTTCGGGTATGAAAGCGCCCGAAATAGACCCCACGCGTATCCGCCTGGCAATGATTACAATTGCTACGACCCCTACTATGGTCAAGATCGCCATGTGCAGCAAGGTCGCTACGAGCGGCAAGGTCGTCAATTCCGAGAACCCAAGCCCTACAGACAACCGTACAGAGAACCTTACAGAGAATTCCGCTGTGGCAAAGAAGGTGCTGACAGGCTGAACAACCACCGTGAACGAAATGGAGGCGCTACAAAAGGTTATCAAGGGGCTAGGTACAAAAAGTTTGAAGAACGAGGTGACTACTACCCAAAGAGACACCGTCGCTGA